The DNA region CTCGGCCCAACGCGTGCTGATGACGGTCATCGGCCTCCGCGTTTCGGCCTCCATCCGGCTCGACCTCCTCAACCACACCATGGGCCTCGACGGAGATTTTCACTCGACGCATCCGCCCGGCTACATGATCGAGCGCGTGAAGGGAGATACCGGCGTCGTTGTCGCAAACGGCAAGTCCATCGTGACGGGCGTCGGGCGTGACATCATCTCGCTCATCGTCCTCTTCGGCGTCGCCATCAGCGTGGACCCAGTTTGGACGGCCGTGGCGCTCATCGGCATTCCCCTGCTCTTTGCCCCCGCAATCGCGATCCAGAAGTTCATCCGAGACCGCTCAACGCGCGCCCGGGAGGCCGCCGCGCGCATGGCCTTGCGGCTCGACGAGGTCTTTCATGGCATCAACACGGTCAAGCTTTCCAGGCTCGAGCGATACCAATCTGACCGCTACCAGGGCGCCACCGACACATTCAACCGCTCCGAGACCGAGAGCGAGCTCGGGCGCGCCATGATCCCCGGCCTGATCGACGTGCTCACAGGCGTGGGCATCCTCGGGGTGCTGGCCTATGGCGGCGGCGAGATCGTGAGCGGCGAGAAGACCGTCGGCCAGTTCATGTCCTTTTTCACCGCCATCGCTCTCGCCTTCGAACCGGTGCGCCGCTTGGGCAACCTTTCAGGCGCGTCGAAGACGCTGGCCGCGAGCCTCGAGCGGATCCAAACGATCTTCTCGACGAGACCGACCCTGACCATTCCGGCCAACCCGAAGCCCGCCCAAGCAGGCGAGATCCGCTTCGAGGACGTGCACGTGGCCTACGGCGAAACGCATGCGCTCGACGGTTTGAGCCTCAGGGCTGCAGAGGGAAAGGTGACCGCGCTCGTCGGGGCCTCGGGCGCGGGCAAGAGCACGGTCTTCAACGCCCTCACCCGCCTCTCCCCGCTCACCAGCGGCCGGGTGAGCGTCAATGGCACAGACATCACCGAGGTTCTGCCCTCGGACCTCCGCGGGCTCATCTCGGTCGTCAGCCAGGACGCGTTGCTCTTCGACGATACGCTGCGAGAGAACATCACCTTCGGCCTGCCGATTGAGGACGATCAGCTCGAGCAGGCGCTCGAAGCGGCCCACGTGGCAGATTTCCTGCCAAAGCTGCCCGCGGGCCTTGAAAGCCCCGCCGGGCCGCGCGGCTCGAACCTCTCCGGCGGCCAGCGTCAGCGGGTCTCGATCGCTCGCGCCCTCCTCAAGGATGCGCCGATCCTCCTCCTCGACGAGGCCACCTCCGCCCTCGACGCCGAGAGCGAGCTCAAGGTGCAGGAGGCGCTGTCCCGGCTCAGCACCGGGCGGACGACGCTCGTCATCGCGCACCGCCTCTCCACCATCCGGGATGCCGACCGCATCGTGGTGATGGACCGCGGACGCGCCGTCGAAGAGGGCACCCATGAAGAGCTGCTCGCCCTGGGCGGGGCCTATGCCCGCCTCCACGCGCTCCAGTTCCGGGAGGAAGGGGCGTGACGCGCAAGCTCATCCGCGTCAGCGGGGCCGACCGGGTCGATTTCCTCGAGAACCTCGTGACGAACCACGTGACCGGCCACGAGGACGGGCTTGTCTATTCCGCCCTGCTCACGCCCCAGGGGAAGCTCATCGCGGATTTCTTCCTCGTACCTGATGACGATACGATCCTCATCGACGTGGACAGCGGCGTCGCGCAGGCGCTGGCACAGCGGCTCACCATGTACAAGCTCCGGGCTGACGTCTCCCTCGATTGGGATCCCCGCGAGGTCGCGCAGGGGGCGGGCCCGATGCCCGAGGGCGCCTTTCCCGATCCGCGCCACGCCACCCTCGGCTGGCGCCAGTACGGCGCGACGCCTGCAACGCTCGAGGATTGGGACGCCCGCCGCGTGGCGGCCTGCATTCCCGAATGGGGCGCGGAGCTCACCGCCGACACCTTCATCCTCGAAGCCGGGTTCGAACGCCTCTCCGGCGTGGATTTCCGCAAGGGCTGCTATGTGGGCCAGGAGGTCACGGCCCGCATGAAGCACAAGACCGAGCTGCAGAAGGGCTTCGTCCGCGTTCGCGTCGAGGGCCCCGCCACGCCGGGCACGGAGATCACCTCCCAAGGCAAACCCGCGGGGACGCTTCACACGCGGGTGGGCGACGAGGCCATCGCCTTTCTGCGGTTCAAGCGCGTTTCAGATGAGATGTCGGCAGGCTACGCAAGCGTCACGCGCCTCTAAGAGGGCCGCAAAAATAGGAGCGCAAGGCACGGCTTCTTTGTGCCCCGTACCTCCGCCGGAGGCATCCGCTCGCGCAAGGAGCGCGGAGGTCAGCAAGTTTAGGCGCGTTCGGAGTATTCCATCGTCTCGGTGTTCACGACGATCATCTCGTCCTGCCCCACGAAGGGCGGCACCATCACTTTCACACCATTGTCGAGGATCGCGGGCTTGAACGAATTGGCGGCGGTCTGCCCTTTCACGACGGGTTCGGTCTCCACCACCTGGCAGGTGACCTTCTGGGGCACCGTCGCGTTGAGCGCCTCGCTTTCGTAATACTCGATCTGCACTGTCATGCCGTCCTGCAGGAACGGACGACGATCACCGAGGATCTCGGACGGAAGCTCGATCTGCTCGTAGCTTTCCATGTCCATGAAGACGAGCATCCCGTCGGTCTCGTAGAGGAATTGCTGGTCCTTCTGCTCGAGGCGCACGCGCTCCACCTTGTCGGCGCTTCTGAACCGCTCGTTGAGCTTCGAGCCGTTGCGCAGGTTGCGCAGCTCGACCTGCGCGAAGGCACCGCCCTTGCCGGGCTTCACATGATCGACTTTCACAGCGGACCACAGCCCATCATTGTGCTCGAGCACGTTTCCAGGACGGATCTCGTTTCCGTTGATTTTCGGCATGTGTCAAAACCGCGACGAAAGGTTGAAGGAAGTGTGAACGTGCCTATATCTCCCGCCAGTGCCGGAGACAAGCGCTCCCATTTGTATGCGAAAACGGGAAGTCATGCGCTCATCGCATGGCTGGCATGCAATAAACTCTCCCCCGAATCGGGAGCAATCCGGCATACAGGGCGGACGCTGCCAGACCGCAAGAGCAATAATGAAGGACGCACGATGATCGATTTCGTCGACGGGACTGCTTTTAATAACGAACAAGGTAACCGCGCGCGCAAGCTGTTCGCCGCCGTGGTCCTTGCTGCTTTGGACGATGCCATCGCAGATGACAAGAAGTACGGGAATGGCCCCGAGCAAATTGCTCGCTGGGCACGCTCGCGTGACGGTCGCGAAGTGCTTTCCTGCGCGGGGATCGACCCCAACGAGCGTGTTGTAGATGGTCTGATGGAATTCGTGTCCAAAGGCGTGCGCACCTCCGTCGCGCTGAGCCGCGAGGAAAGCGAGCGTCGCGCTGCAGCGCAGGCGGAAGCCGCGTAACGCGACGACACACCGTTTTAAAGAAGCGCGCCCCGGGCTCCCCGCGGGCGCGTTTTTCATTTCAGAAGAAGACGTACCACGCAAAGAATGGCACCACCTGCAGGCTTGCAAGCAAGAGGAAGCCTGCCCGCCACAGCCAGGAGTGATAGCGCCAGAGGAGATACGCGGTCAGCACGAGGACGAGCCCGAGCTCGATCACGCCCACGACTTGCGCACCGCTGGCGCTGTCCCAGTAGGAAATCGGCGAGAAGAACTTCCAGTCCGTCAGCGGCCAGAAATGCATCCGCGCATCTTCGTTGTGGAGCGGGAAGTCGAAGGCGATGTGAAGGAGCGCCGCGCCACTGAGTGCGATGGCCCAGCCGGAGCGAAGCCAAAGGGCGAGCCCCAGCGCGATCCCCCAGAGCACGAACGAATTGTCGACGGCAAAAACCCGCTGCCAGGCCTCCGAAAAATAGAGCTGCCCGAAGACGATGTCGGGCGACGTCCCGAGCACGAGGAGGTGCCATCCCGCCAAAAGGTAGAGCGAGAGATCAGGGAGCGTGGCGCCCAGAAGCGCTGCCCATGTCACCTGGGCCTCCAGGGGCTTGCCAAAGGCTGCGGCCCCCATGATGAGATGCGCGGGTGTGTTCATGGCGCGGAGCCTAGGGGAGAGTTCGAGCATGGCCAAGGCGCTGATGATCCAGGGAGCCGGATCGAATGTCGGCAAGTCGGTGCTCGTGGCCGGGCTGGTGCGGGTGCTCCACCGCAGGGGCCAGCGCGTGGCCCCCTTCAAGCCCCAGAACATGTCCAACAATGCGGCCGTGACGGAAGATGGCGGCGAGATCGGGCGCGCGCAGGCGCTCCAGGCGCGTGCGGGTGGCATTCTCCCCCGCGTCGACATGAACCCCGTCCTCCTGAAACCCGAGAGCGAGATCGGCGCGCAGGTCATCGTGCAGGGTCAGCGCCTCACGACAGCAAAGGCGCGGGATTACGCGAAGCTGAAGCCGACGCTCCTGCCCCGGGTGCTAGAGAGCTTTCATCGGCTCGCGGCGGGTTTTGACTGGATCATCGTCGAAGGAGCGGGCTCGCCGGCCGAGGTGAACCTTCGGCCGGGCGATATCGCGAACATGGGCTTTGCGGAGTCGGCGGAGGTGCCCGTCATCCTCATCGGAGACATCGACCGCGGCGGCGTCATTGCCCAGCTCGTGGGCACGCAGGCCGTGCTCCCCGGCCCGGACGCTGCACGCATCAAGGGCTTTGCGGTCAACAAGTTTCGAGGCGACCCTACCCTCTTCCATGACGGCATGACCATGATCGCCGAGGCCACGGGCTGGGCCCCGCTCGGCATTATTCCCTGGTTCGGCATGGCCTCGAAGCTCCCCGCAGAAGACATCCTCGATATCGCCAGCTCCTC from Pseudomonadota bacterium includes:
- a CDS encoding ABC transporter ATP-binding protein; this encodes MSDTARLRWLWRSYGRRHLPLLLLAIFLMSIEGSILGAVSLLMEPMFDRVFVEGSTSALIFVGGGFFALFTLRALTSSAQRVLMTVIGLRVSASIRLDLLNHTMGLDGDFHSTHPPGYMIERVKGDTGVVVANGKSIVTGVGRDIISLIVLFGVAISVDPVWTAVALIGIPLLFAPAIAIQKFIRDRSTRAREAAARMALRLDEVFHGINTVKLSRLERYQSDRYQGATDTFNRSETESELGRAMIPGLIDVLTGVGILGVLAYGGGEIVSGEKTVGQFMSFFTAIALAFEPVRRLGNLSGASKTLAASLERIQTIFSTRPTLTIPANPKPAQAGEIRFEDVHVAYGETHALDGLSLRAAEGKVTALVGASGAGKSTVFNALTRLSPLTSGRVSVNGTDITEVLPSDLRGLISVVSQDALLFDDTLRENITFGLPIEDDQLEQALEAAHVADFLPKLPAGLESPAGPRGSNLSGGQRQRVSIARALLKDAPILLLDEATSALDAESELKVQEALSRLSTGRTTLVIAHRLSTIRDADRIVVMDRGRAVEEGTHEELLALGGAYARLHALQFREEGA
- a CDS encoding folate-binding protein; the encoded protein is MTRKLIRVSGADRVDFLENLVTNHVTGHEDGLVYSALLTPQGKLIADFFLVPDDDTILIDVDSGVAQALAQRLTMYKLRADVSLDWDPREVAQGAGPMPEGAFPDPRHATLGWRQYGATPATLEDWDARRVAACIPEWGAELTADTFILEAGFERLSGVDFRKGCYVGQEVTARMKHKTELQKGFVRVRVEGPATPGTEITSQGKPAGTLHTRVGDEAIAFLRFKRVSDEMSAGYASVTRL
- the efp gene encoding elongation factor P, which codes for MPKINGNEIRPGNVLEHNDGLWSAVKVDHVKPGKGGAFAQVELRNLRNGSKLNERFRSADKVERVRLEQKDQQFLYETDGMLVFMDMESYEQIELPSEILGDRRPFLQDGMTVQIEYYESEALNATVPQKVTCQVVETEPVVKGQTAANSFKPAILDNGVKVMVPPFVGQDEMIVVNTETMEYSERA
- a CDS encoding DUF6280 family protein — protein: MIDFVDGTAFNNEQGNRARKLFAAVVLAALDDAIADDKKYGNGPEQIARWARSRDGREVLSCAGIDPNERVVDGLMEFVSKGVRTSVALSREESERRAAAQAEAA
- a CDS encoding cobalamin biosynthesis protein CobQ, encoding MLELSPRLRAMNTPAHLIMGAAAFGKPLEAQVTWAALLGATLPDLSLYLLAGWHLLVLGTSPDIVFGQLYFSEAWQRVFAVDNSFVLWGIALGLALWLRSGWAIALSGAALLHIAFDFPLHNEDARMHFWPLTDWKFFSPISYWDSASGAQVVGVIELGLVLVLTAYLLWRYHSWLWRAGFLLLASLQVVPFFAWYVFF
- a CDS encoding cobyric acid synthase → MAKALMIQGAGSNVGKSVLVAGLVRVLHRRGQRVAPFKPQNMSNNAAVTEDGGEIGRAQALQARAGGILPRVDMNPVLLKPESEIGAQVIVQGQRLTTAKARDYAKLKPTLLPRVLESFHRLAAGFDWIIVEGAGSPAEVNLRPGDIANMGFAESAEVPVILIGDIDRGGVIAQLVGTQAVLPGPDAARIKGFAVNKFRGDPTLFHDGMTMIAEATGWAPLGIIPWFGMASKLPAEDILDIASSSGEGVKIAVPRLPRIANFDDLDPLSAEPGVEVDIVEPGRALPGDAAAIILPGSKSTIADLAALRTEGWDVDITAHIRRGGHVLGICGGYQMMGNTIHDPAGLEGSPQSVSGLGLLDVDTVMEPMKRLALSQASTRDGTAIWGYEIHLGKTEGRAQSWLELDGRPEGASAKGGRLRGCYIHGLFTSDAFRAEWLADIGGQSALSNYEDTVEDTLNALADHLEAALDLDALFALAADV